The following are encoded together in the Kribbella voronezhensis genome:
- a CDS encoding TolB family protein, whose translation MKKLLIGVVGFAVFAGAAVAYVVSARGDEPAVNAVAVVTGQPLPLDGHTLFFRNVAQGPDFGKLAAVPRTAPTEPRKVGDLRCDRFAAARGTGICLRVRQGSLPPVTDLLVLGADLSVRHQETLPGTPSRARVSPDGRLVYWTLFVTGDSYSATGFSTRSGLYEVQTGRLVKTIEELPVFVGGRRYFASDVNYWGITFGADGNRFYATLSSKGKTYLVEADYRKYRGDAILENVECPSLSPDGKRIAYKQKVSDGVWRLAVADLATKRVTRLAETRSVDDQPLWRDDATILYGLRRDGDASDVWSVPANGGGTPVLLIPDASSPAYG comes from the coding sequence ATGAAGAAGCTACTGATCGGAGTCGTCGGGTTTGCCGTCTTCGCCGGGGCAGCGGTCGCGTACGTCGTCTCCGCGCGCGGAGACGAGCCGGCGGTCAACGCGGTCGCGGTGGTCACCGGGCAGCCGCTGCCGTTGGACGGCCACACCTTGTTCTTCCGGAATGTTGCCCAAGGCCCGGACTTCGGCAAGTTGGCGGCGGTGCCGAGAACAGCGCCGACCGAGCCGCGAAAGGTCGGAGATCTCCGCTGCGACCGCTTCGCGGCCGCTCGCGGTACGGGGATCTGCCTTCGAGTCCGGCAGGGGTCGTTGCCGCCGGTGACCGACCTGCTCGTGCTCGGGGCCGATCTGTCGGTCCGGCATCAGGAGACGTTGCCCGGTACGCCGAGCCGGGCCCGGGTTTCCCCGGACGGGCGGCTCGTCTACTGGACGCTGTTCGTCACCGGTGATTCGTATTCGGCGACCGGGTTCTCCACCCGCAGCGGGCTGTACGAGGTGCAGACGGGGCGGTTGGTGAAGACCATCGAGGAGCTTCCGGTGTTCGTCGGCGGCCGGCGGTACTTCGCCTCGGACGTCAACTACTGGGGGATCACCTTTGGTGCCGACGGCAACCGGTTCTACGCGACACTGAGCAGCAAGGGGAAGACGTACCTGGTCGAGGCCGACTACCGGAAGTACCGGGGCGACGCGATCCTCGAGAACGTGGAGTGCCCTTCGCTGTCACCGGACGGAAAGCGAATCGCCTACAAGCAAAAGGTTTCCGACGGGGTATGGCGCCTCGCGGTCGCCGACCTGGCGACGAAGCGAGTGACCCGGCTGGCCGAGACCCGCAGCGTCGACGACCAGCCGTTGTGGCGGGACGACGCGACGATCCTGTACGGGCTGCGCCGGGACGGCGACGCCTCGGATGTCTGGTCGGTGCCGGCCAACGGGGGCGGTACGCCGGTCCTGCTCATCCCCGACGCGAGCAGCCCGGCGTACGGATGA
- a CDS encoding ABC transporter substrate-binding protein: protein MRSVRQRRTATVAALLAVVALVAAGCGGSDNSGDKSTGGQDAPGADALDKASGVTKVTFWHGMKGANGEAVDKLVKAFNAANAGKIEVTAVYQGDYDDTITKYKTSVQQGNTPSVVQIYDIGSRFMIDSKQTVPVQSFADKDGYTLDSIEPNIANYYSIDGKLNSMPFNTSMPLLYINKEAFVKAGLDPNKPPTNLDEIMAAAKKLTVKQGGKTVQYGFNAAIYGWFMEQLIAQSGTTYCDNENGRKDLATKVNFDGEQGVKIATWYQQMVKDGYMPNTGKKTDDAQAVFKSGTSAMHLESTGSLRGYINAAKGKFTVLTAPFPKLSAADTGGPIIGGASLWVDGPGHSDAEKRASWEFVKFASSPEQQAAWHTGTGYFPINSKALDLPADKAWVAQYPQFTTAITQLHNTKPSNASSGCILGVMPQARKAAEDGLEKAVLGSDPQKAMTDAAASIKPQIDQYNKTVKK, encoded by the coding sequence ATGCGATCTGTCCGACAACGGCGTACGGCGACCGTGGCCGCGCTGCTGGCAGTGGTGGCGCTCGTCGCCGCCGGCTGCGGCGGTAGTGACAACTCCGGCGACAAGTCGACCGGCGGCCAGGACGCGCCCGGCGCCGACGCGCTGGACAAGGCCAGCGGCGTCACCAAGGTGACGTTCTGGCACGGCATGAAGGGCGCCAACGGCGAGGCCGTCGACAAACTGGTGAAGGCGTTCAACGCGGCCAACGCCGGCAAGATCGAGGTCACCGCCGTCTACCAGGGCGACTACGACGACACGATCACGAAGTACAAGACGTCGGTGCAGCAGGGCAACACGCCCTCCGTCGTACAGATCTACGACATCGGCTCGCGGTTCATGATCGACTCCAAGCAGACCGTGCCGGTGCAGAGCTTCGCCGACAAGGACGGCTACACGCTGGACTCGATCGAGCCGAACATCGCCAACTACTACTCGATCGACGGCAAACTCAACTCGATGCCGTTCAACACGTCGATGCCGTTGCTGTACATCAACAAGGAAGCCTTCGTGAAGGCGGGTCTCGACCCCAACAAGCCGCCGACGAATCTCGACGAGATCATGGCGGCCGCGAAGAAGCTGACCGTCAAGCAGGGTGGCAAGACCGTCCAGTACGGCTTCAACGCCGCGATCTACGGCTGGTTCATGGAGCAGCTGATCGCCCAGTCCGGTACGACGTACTGTGACAACGAGAACGGCCGCAAGGACCTCGCCACCAAGGTGAACTTCGACGGCGAGCAGGGCGTCAAGATCGCGACCTGGTACCAGCAGATGGTCAAGGACGGCTACATGCCGAACACCGGCAAGAAGACCGACGACGCGCAGGCCGTCTTCAAGTCCGGCACGTCGGCGATGCACCTGGAGTCGACCGGCTCGCTGCGCGGCTACATCAACGCGGCCAAGGGCAAGTTCACCGTGCTGACGGCGCCGTTCCCGAAGCTCAGCGCGGCCGACACCGGCGGCCCGATCATCGGTGGCGCGTCGCTGTGGGTCGACGGACCGGGCCACTCCGACGCGGAGAAGCGCGCGTCGTGGGAATTCGTGAAGTTCGCCTCGTCACCGGAGCAGCAGGCCGCCTGGCACACCGGGACCGGCTACTTCCCGATCAACTCCAAGGCCCTCGACCTGCCGGCCGACAAGGCCTGGGTGGCGCAGTACCCGCAGTTCACCACCGCGATCACCCAACTCCACAACACCAAGCCGTCGAACGCTTCCTCCGGCTGCATCCTCGGCGTCATGCCCCAAGCCCGCAAGGCCGCCGAAGACGGCCTCGAGAAGGCAGTCCTGGGCAGCGACCCCCAGAAGGCGATGACCGACGCCGCCGCGTCGATCAAGCCCCAGATCGACCAGTACAACAAGACAGTCAAGAAGTAG
- a CDS encoding carbohydrate ABC transporter permease, with protein MRNLTVGRVITYAVLIIAAIAVIFPVYYVIAGSIMSPGQISSYPPDLFPHGLFTGNYQGATSTTAIGRQYLNSVLQTSVITLSQLITSVLAAYAFVFMKMWGRTVLFGLFLGTLMVPWESIVLPNYLTITGWSVGGERLTASYAGTMVALVLPFLANAFGVFLLRQSFLQFPTELRDAATIDGCGHWRFIRQILLPLNKPALMAVGLYVFLAAWNQFFWPLLIGDNASRRTLQIGISQLNDVEAADPGLILAGVTLSILPTLAIVIFGQRFIVRGLTAGAIR; from the coding sequence GTGAGGAACCTGACCGTCGGCCGGGTGATCACGTACGCCGTACTGATCATCGCCGCGATCGCTGTGATCTTCCCCGTGTACTACGTGATCGCGGGCTCGATCATGTCGCCCGGGCAGATCTCGTCGTACCCGCCCGACCTGTTCCCGCACGGGCTCTTCACCGGCAACTACCAGGGCGCCACCTCCACCACGGCGATCGGCCGGCAGTACCTGAACTCGGTGCTGCAGACCTCGGTGATCACGCTCAGCCAGCTGATCACCAGCGTGCTGGCGGCGTACGCGTTCGTCTTCATGAAGATGTGGGGCCGGACCGTGCTGTTCGGACTGTTCCTCGGCACGCTGATGGTGCCGTGGGAATCGATCGTGCTGCCGAACTACCTGACCATCACCGGCTGGTCGGTCGGCGGCGAACGGCTCACCGCGTCGTACGCCGGAACGATGGTCGCCCTCGTCCTCCCGTTCCTGGCCAACGCGTTCGGGGTGTTCCTGCTGCGGCAGTCGTTCCTGCAGTTCCCGACCGAGTTGCGCGACGCCGCGACCATCGACGGCTGCGGGCACTGGCGGTTCATCCGGCAGATCCTGCTCCCGCTGAACAAACCGGCCCTGATGGCTGTCGGCCTGTACGTCTTCCTGGCAGCGTGGAACCAGTTCTTCTGGCCGCTGCTGATCGGCGACAACGCCAGCCGGCGAACGCTGCAGATCGGCATCAGCCAGCTCAACGATGTCGAGGCGGCCGACCCGGGGCTGATCCTGGCCGGCGTCACCTTGTCCATCCTCCCGACCCTGGCCATCGTCATCTTCGGTCAGCGTTTCATCGTCCGCGGCCTGACCGCGGGCGCGATCCGGTAA
- a CDS encoding alpha/beta fold hydrolase has translation MPDPVTATIDVPGAVLTYDVRGDLQNRPVLLMIGSPMAASGFPTLASNFTDRTVVTYDPRGVERSSRTDDSGELSPDDHAADLAALTPARSTSSRAAAAR, from the coding sequence ATGCCGGATCCCGTCACCGCCACCATCGACGTACCAGGCGCCGTTCTGACGTACGACGTCCGCGGCGACCTCCAGAACCGCCCGGTGCTGCTGATGATCGGCTCCCCGATGGCGGCGAGCGGATTCCCCACCTTGGCGTCGAATTTCACCGACCGGACCGTGGTGACCTACGACCCACGCGGGGTCGAGCGCAGCTCGCGGACCGACGACAGCGGCGAGCTGTCACCCGACGACCACGCCGCCGACCTGGCCGCGCTGACGCCGGCCCGGTCGACCTCTTCGCGAGCAGCGGCGGCGCGGTGA
- a CDS encoding FKBP-type peptidyl-prolyl cis-trans isomerase → MTDKPEIDFPDGPPPADLEITDITEGDGAEAKAGSQVSVHYVGVAHSTGEEFDASYNRGAPLDFQLGVGRVIKGWDTGVQGMKVGGRRKLVIPPHLAYGDRGAGGAIKPGETLIFVVDLVSVG, encoded by the coding sequence ATGACTGACAAGCCTGAGATCGACTTTCCGGACGGCCCGCCGCCGGCGGATCTGGAGATCACCGACATCACCGAGGGCGACGGCGCGGAGGCCAAGGCCGGGTCCCAGGTGAGCGTGCACTACGTGGGCGTCGCCCACTCCACCGGCGAGGAGTTCGACGCCTCGTACAACCGCGGCGCTCCGCTGGACTTCCAGCTCGGCGTCGGCCGGGTCATCAAGGGCTGGGACACCGGCGTCCAGGGCATGAAGGTCGGCGGCCGGCGCAAGCTGGTCATCCCGCCGCACCTGGCGTACGGCGACCGTGGCGCGGGCGGCGCGATCAAGCCCGGCGAGACCCTGATCTTCGTGGTCGACCTGGTCAGCGTCGGCTGA